One Candidatus Hydrogenedentota bacterium genomic window carries:
- a CDS encoding rRNA pseudouridine synthase → MDREPEQTERLAKAMAARGLCSRREADGYIANGWVYVDGARAEVPYLRVGPQQVITLDPAASGAQTGKVTVLLNKPVGYVSGQPEKGHRPAVELVTPENRFPGDTAPARFEWAHLKGLAPAGRLDIDSHGLLVLTQDGRVARRLVGGTGEVDKEYLVRVEGEITETKLGLLRFGLELDGRQLRPAEVERQHPGLLHFVLREGRKRQIRRMCAAVGLTVTGLKRVRIGGVRLGNLPEGQWRYLAPDEVF, encoded by the coding sequence ATGGACCGGGAGCCGGAACAGACTGAACGACTGGCAAAGGCGATGGCCGCGCGGGGACTGTGCTCGCGGCGCGAGGCCGACGGCTACATCGCCAACGGCTGGGTCTATGTGGACGGCGCGCGCGCGGAGGTGCCCTACCTGCGCGTCGGGCCGCAACAGGTGATCACGCTGGACCCGGCCGCCTCCGGGGCGCAGACCGGCAAGGTGACCGTCCTGCTGAACAAGCCCGTCGGCTATGTGTCCGGCCAGCCGGAAAAGGGCCACCGTCCGGCGGTGGAGCTGGTCACGCCGGAGAACCGATTTCCCGGGGACACCGCCCCCGCGCGTTTTGAGTGGGCGCATCTCAAGGGGCTGGCCCCGGCCGGCCGGCTCGACATTGACTCCCACGGCCTGCTGGTGCTCACGCAGGACGGCCGGGTCGCGCGGCGGCTGGTCGGCGGCACGGGGGAGGTGGACAAGGAGTATCTGGTCCGCGTGGAAGGGGAAATCACGGAGACGAAACTGGGCCTGCTGCGTTTCGGACTGGAACTGGACGGACGGCAGTTGCGGCCGGCGGAGGTCGAACGGCAACACCCCGGCCTGCTCCATTTTGTCCTGCGCGAGGGGCGCAAGCGCCAGATCCGGCGGATGTGCGCCGCCGTCGGGCTGACGGTGACCGGCCTCAAGCGGGTGCGCATAGGCGGGGTGCGCCTGGGGAATCTTCCGGAGGGGCAGTGGCGGTACCTTGCCCCTGACGAGGTCTTCTAG
- a CDS encoding DUF1559 domain-containing protein, giving the protein MLSRRRGFTLIELLVVIAIIGILAAILLPALARAREAARRASCQNNLKQFGLVLKMYANEAKGAFPPVQHQTYCSGGGCMGLLLTPLCSALYPEYMTDPKLYVCPSSATHKIEDMYYDGEVGGESVLTFRGTDGDTTYNDWWKATFSYLYFGFVYDKCDDIPQNTEDANASGIIGVLQAINPDIEVPANPMVPKQFVYHWLRILSTPGFNFGKMPRNQRGPVPAFDNDTENVVQTSTGEPLGNGTGTTIYRLREGIERFMITDINNPGGATMAQSTIWVLGDLISTNAENFNHVPGGSNVLYMDGHCEFLRYPSVKAPVTKSFALTASGLS; this is encoded by the coding sequence ATTCTTTCACGAAGACGCGGTTTCACTTTGATCGAGCTGCTGGTGGTGATCGCCATCATCGGCATTCTGGCGGCCATCCTGCTGCCCGCACTGGCGCGCGCCCGCGAGGCGGCGCGGCGGGCAAGCTGCCAGAACAACCTCAAGCAGTTCGGCCTCGTGCTGAAGATGTATGCCAACGAGGCGAAGGGCGCGTTTCCCCCCGTGCAGCACCAGACCTATTGCAGCGGGGGCGGCTGCATGGGGCTTCTCCTGACCCCTTTGTGCTCGGCGCTCTATCCCGAATACATGACCGACCCGAAACTCTATGTGTGCCCCTCGTCGGCGACGCACAAAATCGAGGACATGTATTACGACGGGGAAGTGGGCGGGGAGAGCGTCTTGACCTTCAGGGGAACGGACGGGGACACCACCTACAATGACTGGTGGAAAGCCACGTTTTCCTACCTGTACTTTGGTTTCGTGTACGACAAGTGCGACGACATCCCCCAGAACACCGAGGACGCCAACGCCTCCGGCATTATCGGCGTGTTGCAGGCCATCAACCCCGACATCGAGGTTCCGGCGAACCCCATGGTTCCGAAGCAGTTTGTCTACCACTGGCTGAGAATTCTGTCCACGCCGGGGTTTAACTTCGGGAAGATGCCCCGCAACCAGCGCGGGCCGGTGCCTGCGTTCGACAACGACACGGAGAACGTGGTGCAGACGTCCACGGGCGAGCCCCTGGGCAACGGAACCGGCACCACGATCTACCGGCTCCGCGAGGGCATTGAGCGCTTCATGATCACGGACATCAACAACCCCGGCGGGGCCACCATGGCGCAGAGCACCATCTGGGTGCTGGGCGACCTGATCTCCACCAATGCCGAGAACTTCAACCATGTGCCCGGGGGCAGCAACGTCCTGTACATGGACGGCCACTGCGAGTTCCTGCGGTACCCGAGCGTCAAGGCCCCGGTCACCAAGAGCTTCGCCCTGACGGCCTCCGGCCTCTCCTGA
- a CDS encoding branched-chain amino acid transaminase: MAKMYPAPVAYFEGAYVPVEQAKISIMTHAFNYGTGLFEGIRGYYNKEEDRVLIFRLAEHVDRMVRNCRVLCMEVPETAEDIAEICCELVRRSGLKEDLYIRPLVYKSEHSLGPTVRGVESRFCCYVIKLGDYCDTQAGLDVAVSSWRRLSDNAIPSRVKSTGSYINSSLASTEAKQAGFHEAIFLRENGTVAEGSAMNMFMVLNGTLITTPPNCDILVGITRNTVMEMARDMGIPVVERDIARTELYVCDELFFCGTGAQVAPVRSVDRRIVGSGEPGPVTRRLQEAYFAIVQGRDARYRHWCTPA, translated from the coding sequence ATGGCCAAGATGTACCCCGCGCCCGTCGCCTACTTCGAGGGGGCCTATGTGCCCGTGGAACAGGCGAAAATCAGCATCATGACCCACGCGTTCAACTACGGAACGGGCCTGTTCGAGGGCATCCGCGGTTACTACAACAAGGAGGAGGACCGGGTTCTGATCTTCCGCCTGGCGGAGCATGTGGACCGGATGGTCCGCAACTGCCGCGTGTTGTGCATGGAGGTCCCGGAAACCGCCGAGGACATCGCGGAGATCTGCTGCGAACTGGTCCGCCGGAGCGGGTTGAAGGAGGACCTGTACATCCGCCCGCTGGTCTACAAGAGCGAGCATTCCCTCGGGCCGACGGTCCGCGGGGTCGAGAGCCGCTTCTGCTGCTATGTCATCAAGCTGGGCGACTACTGCGACACCCAGGCGGGCCTCGACGTCGCCGTCTCCTCGTGGCGGCGGCTGTCCGACAACGCCATCCCCAGCCGCGTGAAGTCCACGGGCAGCTACATCAACTCCTCGCTGGCGTCCACGGAGGCCAAGCAGGCCGGGTTCCACGAGGCCATCTTCCTGCGCGAAAACGGCACGGTGGCCGAGGGCAGCGCCATGAACATGTTCATGGTGCTGAACGGGACGCTCATCACCACGCCGCCGAACTGCGACATCCTGGTCGGCATCACGCGGAACACGGTGATGGAGATGGCGCGCGACATGGGCATCCCCGTGGTCGAGCGCGACATCGCCCGCACGGAACTGTACGTCTGCGACGAGCTGTTCTTCTGCGGCACGGGCGCGCAGGTGGCCCCGGTGCGGTCGGTGGACCGCCGCATCGTGGGGTCCGGCGAGCCCGGCCCCGTCACGCGGCGGCTGCAGGAGGCCTATTTCGCCATCGTCCAGGGCCGCGACGCCCGCTACCGGCACTGGTGCACCCCGGCCTGA